The genomic interval AAATACCTCGCAATTGCAATACCAGCTGCACCCGCTCCATTAATGACAATTTTCAGGTCTTCCATTTTTCTTCCTGTTAACCGACAATAATTCATAAGCGCGGCTAAAACTACAATCGCAGTGCCATGCTGATCATCATGAAAAACCGGAATTCCTATATCTTGCAGCCGCTCTTCAATTTCAAAGCACCGAGGTGACGAAATATCTTCAAGATTAATTCCACCAAAAACAGGCGCTATATTTTTAACTATTGAAATGATTTCTTCTGTTTTTTGCGTGCTGATACAGATTGGAAACCCATTAATCCCGGCAAATCTTTTAAATAACATCGCTTTTCCTTCCATCACTGGAATCGCTGCGTGGGCCCCAATATTTCCAAGCCCAAGTACAGCAGAACCATCACTTACGATCGCGATCGTATTGCCTTTAATGGTATAATCATAAACTTTCGATGGATCTGTATGGATCTCTTCACAAGGTGCTGCGACCCCTGGAGAATAAGCTAATGACAAATCATCCTTTGTCCGAATGTCCAACTTATTTTCAACTGTAATCTTTCCACGCAATTCCTTGTGTAAATGAATGGAACGCTCGAATATATCCATAGAAGCCATATATCACAAAAATATTGCCATAATTGGATTACTGGTTATAGTATTAAATATCCTTCTGTTAAAAGTTGATAAACCTTTGGATTAAATTTTGAAATAATTTACACAAATAGCTGATAATGTGACTACTAAAATGATATTTTCGTCCAAAATCTAAATTTGTACCGCGAAATAATATTCAAGCTTAGGATCCATTTATTATACTATTCAATACGATATAGCACTATTTAAAAATTAAGCATCTAAACTTTACTTAGTATTTCTCCTATAAATTTCACATTTCCAAATTACAATTTTATCAATATGTAAAAAATATTGAATGAATTCTTCGGTTGGATTACTGAAAATTGAATTTGAATAAATCAAAATGAAGTTTCATCCATTTCTCATTGCATTTACCGCACTTGATTTTTCATAATGAATCCACCTAAAGACATTTCAATTTCCAACTTTAGATTTTTTTTCAAGCTGCATAATATTCGTACCGCCACCACCTCTTCGTCTCCTATTTTCCTTTTCCCTTTTGAATATATCAATCCGGGTTGGAGCTAATTCAATATTCCATTGATTGTTTGTCAAATCAATATCGGCTGTTTCTTTAAATGGATCCAATTGAATAGATTTTACTGGTTTTGTTCGGATAAATGTTTTTGTAACTTCGTTTTCATTTTTTCTCCAAATTTGAACATTTAAACGTTCATCTTCATAGGTTCCATCTGTATAATTCCAACGCAAAATAATGGGCATAACCATTCCACCTTTATTAGAAAATTGAATTTCATATAAAAAACAACTATCCATGGAATTCTGACTTTCAATATTTGAAATTACTGGATTATACTTCAGTTTCTTTTTCTCATTGAGATTATGATAATAATAAAAATCCCGCAAGGAAGTATCCTGATCAATTAAAAAACGCATCCCCGATTTCCGGTTTAGGTATTTCGTAATAGATTCATTGGATTCTTCTGTTTGCATATAATAATTTGTTACTCTTGGTGCCGGCATTACATCTGCAATTCCAAATTTTACGGAGTCAATGGAAATATCACAAGGTTCAATATCATAAAACCAAGCTCTCCAAAACCAATCCAGATCAGTACCTGATGCATCTTCCAGGGTCCTGAAAAAATCAGCTGGTGTTGGATGATGGAATGCCCACCGATTTGCATAGGTTTTAAAAGCATGATCAAATAATTCTCGACCTAATATAGTTTCTCTTAAAATATTTAATCCGGCAGCTGTTTTTGCATAGGCATTTGAACCAAAATGAATCAGGTTTTCACTATTGGTCATAATAGGTTCTAATTGTTCTCTAGGCAGTTTCATATAATCAACAATTTTACTAGCAGAACCCCGATCTGTTGGATGGTCATTATCAAATTCTTCCTGAGTTAAAAACTGAACAAATGTATTAAGTCCTTCATCCATCCATGTCCATTGACGTTCATCGCTGTTTATTATCATGGGAAAAAAGTTATGACCCACTTCATGTATGATTACACCAAGCATACCATTTTTAGTGCCTTCTGAATAAGTACCATCTTTTTCAGTTCTTCCAAAATTAAAACAGATCATTGGATACTCCATACCATTATTTGCCTCCACTGAAATTGCAACAGGGTAAGAATATGGAATCGTATATTTAGAATAAGTACGAATGGTATGGGCAACGGTCTTCGTAGAATATTTCCGGTATAATCCATATGCCTCCTTTGCATAATAACTCATACACATTACTTGTTTTCCATCAACATTTATTGGCATCGCATCCCATATGAATTTTCGGGAAGAACCCCAGGCAAAATCCCGAACATTCACAGCTTTATAAATCCAGGTTTTTGTCTCTTTTGATTTTTTCGCTTCAGCGGCTTTTGCTTCATCCAAAGTTACAATTTCCAATACCTCCTTACTTTTTTGGGCTTGCTGCCATCTTGAATACTGTGCTTTTGTCAATACATTTTTATAATTTTCACATTGTCCTGTTGCAGCAATTATATGATCAGCAGGAACCGTTAATTCAACATGATAATTCCCAAAAGCAAGAGCAAATTCAGCTCTACCTGTAAATTGCTTGTTTTGCCAACCTTGAAAATCAGAATAAACACACATTCTGGGAAACCATTGAGACATGGTAAATAAGTGATTTCCATCTTCTTTAAAAAATTCATAACCACCTCTGCCACCTAAACTCATACGATCCGGAATCCTATAATTCCATTTAATAAAAAATTTGATTTTCTTGCCTGGCAATAATGTTTTTGGCAAATCAATCCGCATCATTGTTTGATTTACGAAATAATTTAATTTCCTGCCATTCTCATCGGTAACTTGTTCTATATTAACTCCATACCCTTCCAAAGATGCCCTTTTATCAACGCGCTCTAAATCATTCTGAGAAATGGGCGCTTCCAATTTACTTTCATTGGATTCATAATTACTCGGAACTGTTGGATGATGTTCATTTTCATCTAATTGGAGCCATACATATTGAAGTTTATCTGGTGAATTATTATAATATGTAATCCATTCAGATCCAAATAATTTAGTTTTTTGTTCGTCCAATTTTGCTTGGATCTTATAATCAGCCCTCATTTGCCAATACTGATTTCCAGGGGACCCCGATGCAGTTCTATAAGGATTCGCATCTGGCAATATAAAACCTAATTGTTCGAATTTATTGCCATGATTTGATCTTGGATTATTCCTAATATTCTGGCATACAGCTTTAGAAAAAGCACCAACTAACAGTAAAACAATACAAAATTTATTCATAATTTAAAATCCTTTTAAGGAGCATTTGAAGAGCCCAAAGCAAAATTACGAAAGTTATCGTAGTTGTAATTATTTTTTCTTTCGACTTCCAAAAACTGATTAAAATAAATTTTAATATCAAGACAAACAAGACGATTATTATTTGACCTGCTTCCAACCCTAGATTAAAATAAAATAAAGGCAGTAGGATGCTCTCCTGATGTCCAAGCATTGATTTTAACAAATAAGAAAAACCAAGACCATGGACACACCCAAATAATACGACAGTCAAATACCTCCCCGAAATATCCGTTTGATTGCGTTTTAAATCTAAAAGGTTGAAAATGCTACTTATTACAATAGTTAAAGCAATACAAACCTCTACAAATGACCTTTGCAATTGGATCCAGTCAAACACACTCATCGCAAGGGTCAAAGAATGTCCTATTGTAAATGCCGTGACCAGAAATAATAGCGGTTTCCAATCCCGATAACTAAACAAAATAGATAAGACCAAAATAAATAAAATGTGATCGTAGCCATTTAAATCAAGGATATGCTCTGCTCCCGTCCGAAACCATAGTTGAAAATCATCCATTCCATGTATTTTTGTAGGATGCAAATTACAAAAAACAAATTCTTATTAAATTGCTTCGTCCTGATATTCATCAGCCTTGGTTCTTTGGCATTTTGTTTTAAGTTTCATCCCTTTTACTTAAGCGTTACTGAAATTCATTATAATGAATCGACAAAAAAAATTGAAATTAGTGCAAAGTTATTTATAGATGATTTTGAAAAAACCTTGGCTCAAACGTATAAAGTACCCATTGATTTAATCCATCCTAAAGATGAAATTTTCTTACAAAATAAAATAGAATCCTATATACAATCCAGATTATCCATTTCCTGTGATAAACAAATTCTAAATTTGATTTATTTGGGTTCTGAAATTGAAGAGGATGTAATTTGGTGCTATTTTGAATCGAAAGAAATCAACAAACCAAAATTAATTTCTGTTTCAAACTCCTTACTTTATCAATTTATAGAAAGCCAAATTAATATACTTCATTTAACGATTGGTAAATCTAAAAAGAGCTATAAATTAGAAAATCCAAATTCAACAGTTGATTTTATATTTTAAATCAACTTAAAAGTTAAATAAAAAATCCTTTCGGAGATATTAATCACAAGCTAAAAAATTAAATTTTAATTAATTTTCTGGAGTATATAGTATCCCCTTGTAAAATTTGAATAATATATGAACCCGATACGAATTGATCCAAATTCCATTTCAAAATTTGAAAATCATTTTTTGGTTGAATTTGATTTTCATAAATAGTCTTACCATCCATCGTTCTTACAAAGAGTCGAACAAGATCTGAATTATGATTTTGGAACTCAATTTGCACATTTGAACTTGTCGGATTCGGTGAAATACTTAATAAGGATGCTTTGTCAATTTGTTTGGTACCTACCGGTTGTGCAACTACAAAATCATATTGAAATCCGGCACCAAAATCTGAATTAAAATTCTTAATTGGCAACACTACATTATTCACTTTCCGCATCATTCGTGCATTCCCATTGCCATTCCCTGCATAAAACCAAAAATACAAACCATCGTGTGAAGCATCATTCACGTATAATGTATAGCAACCTGCCGGCAACAATAATTCATCTCGATAAGAAGTATTTATTGCCATATTTGAACGTTCCAACACGGTTACACCCTGACTATTTACGATTTTATAATCATTATCCTGCGGAATATTATTTGTTTTAAAATCAAAAAATAAATTCACTGCATACCGATCAACCATTTTAAATGGAGTGACTTTTTTATTATTCAAAATATCCGCATCCTGGATTGAATTTATTTCCGTAATTTCAACTTCGAAGACAAATAAACTATCCAATCCAGGATTCCAAAAATTAATATTTTGAACTGGTAATTCAATTTGTATTTCCTGTAATGAATTTAGCGTACCATTCCAGATGTAGGTTTCTTTTATTCCATTTTTTATTCCGTAAACAAGTTTGAGATTAGAAATTAGATCGCTACCACTATTTCGCACTAATACGGTAGGTGAGTTACACGATGGATTTAATCTATCAAACTCAACACGACCCGAACTTGGCCTTATAATTTCTTGCAAACTTGCATCTAACTTATGGTTTAAATCTCCATATGCAACAATTTGACTTGAGACCAAATAATTTGCTTGGTCTAGCTGAGGAGGCTCTAAACCATAATCAATAAGTACTTCATTTCCAGGAGCGGATAGACTTGTAATATCAAAACTAGTTAATTGAGAAGGCGCACCAGGGCACCAACCTGCTCTATCAAAAATCCAAGTTCCCCCTTGAGGATATATAGGATTCCAGGCGCATTCTTTCCAAACCGTAAATGGAAATTTCTTATTGCTATTACCATTAACAGTCACAAAGTGGTTCCTTGGTGTAAATTCTCCATTCTGCTCGTGACCTGTAATTGAAAACCGAAGTTTATAATTTTTAGATGCCGGGTTCAATAAAATTTTACGAGGTTCAAATCGACTGTTATTCAAAATCTCTGAAAAATAGCCTCTTTGAAATGTCCAGATATTGGATATATCGATTACATTTCGTTCAGGTGTTCCTTTTATAAATACAAATTTTAAATCAATCTCCTCTTGATTTTCACCACCTAATTCCATGGAAATTAATTTATTCCCTTTTAATATTGGTGTAAAATCAGTAACATCAAAAACAAAGGTTTTTCCATCCTTTCCTAAATCCAGATTATTTCCATAGGGTGTAACCAATGACAACAATTCAAATTTCGCAGGAGTCTTATTAAAATATTTTAAATTCGAAATTTCTAAGAGATCTTCCGGTTCAATAAAATTAGATTCTGCAATATCTCCATTCTCAAATCGAATATTATCATCTGCAGCAGCATAAATATAAAATACAGAATCCAGGATTAAATTATTTTGTACGACTTTATATTGAAGTACTTTTCTAGGTCCATTTGGTATTGAATCCTGCACATTTATATTGGTTATTTTAGATCCTGAATAAACACCTTGAATAAAACTGATATTCGGTCTATCATTGGATGCTGTAAAATTCAGCATGGATTTATCACCTCGCTCCTGATGTCTAATTAGTGGAGTTGGCAAAAGTAAATTATCCGGATCTTTTGATTTATCATTAATAATCGCTGGGTTTGCATCTTGAAAATCATAATAATAAATAAGTGAAGCATATGCAGGATGCGATGCCTGAATTGTTTTATTTTTCCATAGATTAATGGTAGTAGAATCCAGGACTTTATTCCATACAGACAATTCCCTCATTCTTCCATAAAATGGGCCTTGATAACTTGCTGGAGCCCCAATGGTTAAACTCGATAATTGAATTGGGTTAAATTTGGCAATTCCACTTTGCCATAATTCTCCATTTCGGTATATTTTCATTTCACCAGTGAGTGCATTTTTAGTAAATGTCCAATGGATCCACTGGGACTCATAGTCTGAAACCGTTGCTGTTTTTTCAATTCTATCATAGGATCCATTTTTAGAACCACAATCGAAATAAATACCTCCATTACTCCAGGGCAAATGGATATTTAATGCACGTTGACCTTTATTGTCTAAGCCTTCCAAAATACTTCCATTACTTGGCTGTAAGTGTGCTGTGCCAAAAGACCAAAAACTAAGGGTTAGTTCGTTTGAAATATTCATTAACTTAGAAGCAGTAGATGTAGCACCTACACCATCCCAAACAATAGATTGTTCTTTACCGAAAGCAGAAATTGAAAACTGATTTGAACCGGCATCATGGAATAAAAATTTAGGAGGATTCACTTGGTTGAATTCGGTATAACTTAGATCTACTAAAATTGAAGAAGATCCATTCCAAGTAAATGGATTATAAAACTGTAAACGGTTTAAACCTACGATTTTAAACTCTGTATCTTTATAATAGACTTCAGTGAATCCTTCTACATCCGGAACATTTTCGGATAAAGTCGACTTAGCAACAGCTTTTATCCGAATTCTCAAATGCGGTAATTTATTTCCAATATTAGCAACCTGGAGATCTATTCCTGTTAATGTACCTGCTTTTGCCCCAGCATTCAGTAATTCCTGAGCTGTAAATAAATACTGTGATCTAAAGCTGCCATCTTTAGTTTCCAGCGCTTGGACTTTCGTTCCATTTCCTATCATTCGCTTTTGCTCAGATACAATTGCTGTGTAGGTGGCATCTTTTTGAATCAACCGATAAAAAGTATTCGTCGGTATTGTAGTATAATAAAATTGAAGACC from Saprospiraceae bacterium carries:
- a CDS encoding NADP-dependent malic enzyme; translation: MDIFERSIHLHKELRGKITVENKLDIRTKDDLSLAYSPGVAAPCEEIHTDPSKVYDYTIKGNTIAIVSDGSAVLGLGNIGAHAAIPVMEGKAMLFKRFAGINGFPICISTQKTEEIISIVKNIAPVFGGINLEDISSPRCFEIEERLQDIGIPVFHDDQHGTAIVVLAALMNYCRLTGRKMEDLKIVINGAGAAGIAIARYLGKRDREATNQHIAKEIVMCDTMGIIHKNRLGVNDIKEELLSYTNPRNLIGTINDALLDADVFIGVSKANLLNREHIRSMAKDPLILALANPIPEILPEEAIAGGAFIVCTGRSDFPNQVNNVLAFPGIFLGALHAKAKRITLSMKFAAAAAIASAVEHPTPENIIPSALDETIAHRVAKAVSEAAH
- a CDS encoding M1 family metallopeptidase, with the translated sequence MNKFCIVLLLVGAFSKAVCQNIRNNPRSNHGNKFEQLGFILPDANPYRTASGSPGNQYWQMRADYKIQAKLDEQKTKLFGSEWITYYNNSPDKLQYVWLQLDENEHHPTVPSNYESNESKLEAPISQNDLERVDKRASLEGYGVNIEQVTDENGRKLNYFVNQTMMRIDLPKTLLPGKKIKFFIKWNYRIPDRMSLGGRGGYEFFKEDGNHLFTMSQWFPRMCVYSDFQGWQNKQFTGRAEFALAFGNYHVELTVPADHIIAATGQCENYKNVLTKAQYSRWQQAQKSKEVLEIVTLDEAKAAEAKKSKETKTWIYKAVNVRDFAWGSSRKFIWDAMPINVDGKQVMCMSYYAKEAYGLYRKYSTKTVAHTIRTYSKYTIPYSYPVAISVEANNGMEYPMICFNFGRTEKDGTYSEGTKNGMLGVIIHEVGHNFFPMIINSDERQWTWMDEGLNTFVQFLTQEEFDNDHPTDRGSASKIVDYMKLPREQLEPIMTNSENLIHFGSNAYAKTAAGLNILRETILGRELFDHAFKTYANRWAFHHPTPADFFRTLEDASGTDLDWFWRAWFYDIEPCDISIDSVKFGIADVMPAPRVTNYYMQTEESNESITKYLNRKSGMRFLIDQDTSLRDFYYYHNLNEKKKLKYNPVISNIESQNSMDSCFLYEIQFSNKGGMVMPIILRWNYTDGTYEDERLNVQIWRKNENEVTKTFIRTKPVKSIQLDPFKETADIDLTNNQWNIELAPTRIDIFKREKENRRRRGGGGTNIMQLEKKSKVGN
- a CDS encoding HupE/UreJ family protein, whose product is MDDFQLWFRTGAEHILDLNGYDHILFILVLSILFSYRDWKPLLFLVTAFTIGHSLTLAMSVFDWIQLQRSFVEVCIALTIVISSIFNLLDLKRNQTDISGRYLTVVLFGCVHGLGFSYLLKSMLGHQESILLPLFYFNLGLEAGQIIIVLFVLILKFILISFWKSKEKIITTTITFVILLWALQMLLKRILNYE
- a CDS encoding T9SS type A sorting domain-containing protein → MKYLLLFIVSFSFVSCLFSQDSITIQTFTWDNNSRRGVFQFPDDPSQTYRKILMYYNMRCHGARVGVGSVGCYEWDYSCNTFITDSTKLDSSVSTIGNYVISGFNGLQFYYTTIPTNTFYRLIQKDATYTAIVSEQKRMIGNGTKVQALETKDGSFRSQYLFTAQELLNAGAKAGTLTGIDLQVANIGNKLPHLRIRIKAVAKSTLSENVPDVEGFTEVYYKDTEFKIVGLNRLQFYNPFTWNGSSSILVDLSYTEFNQVNPPKFLFHDAGSNQFSISAFGKEQSIVWDGVGATSTASKLMNISNELTLSFWSFGTAHLQPSNGSILEGLDNKGQRALNIHLPWSNGGIYFDCGSKNGSYDRIEKTATVSDYESQWIHWTFTKNALTGEMKIYRNGELWQSGIAKFNPIQLSSLTIGAPASYQGPFYGRMRELSVWNKVLDSTTINLWKNKTIQASHPAYASLIYYYDFQDANPAIINDKSKDPDNLLLPTPLIRHQERGDKSMLNFTASNDRPNISFIQGVYSGSKITNINVQDSIPNGPRKVLQYKVVQNNLILDSVFYIYAAADDNIRFENGDIAESNFIEPEDLLEISNLKYFNKTPAKFELLSLVTPYGNNLDLGKDGKTFVFDVTDFTPILKGNKLISMELGGENQEEIDLKFVFIKGTPERNVIDISNIWTFQRGYFSEILNNSRFEPRKILLNPASKNYKLRFSITGHEQNGEFTPRNHFVTVNGNSNKKFPFTVWKECAWNPIYPQGGTWIFDRAGWCPGAPSQLTSFDITSLSAPGNEVLIDYGLEPPQLDQANYLVSSQIVAYGDLNHKLDASLQEIIRPSSGRVEFDRLNPSCNSPTVLVRNSGSDLISNLKLVYGIKNGIKETYIWNGTLNSLQEIQIELPVQNINFWNPGLDSLFVFEVEITEINSIQDADILNNKKVTPFKMVDRYAVNLFFDFKTNNIPQDNDYKIVNSQGVTVLERSNMAINTSYRDELLLPAGCYTLYVNDASHDGLYFWFYAGNGNGNARMMRKVNNVVLPIKNFNSDFGAGFQYDFVVAQPVGTKQIDKASLLSISPNPTSSNVQIEFQNHNSDLVRLFVRTMDGKTIYENQIQPKNDFQILKWNLDQFVSGSYIIQILQGDTIYSRKLIKI